One window of Tenacibaculum maritimum NCIMB 2154 genomic DNA carries:
- a CDS encoding Dps family protein, producing MNTTILGLDKVKTAELVQELNVLLANFQVYYQNARGLHWNIKGKNFFELHMKFEEFYTDAQEKVDLIAERILTLQGTPLHTFEDYVKLSKVPVGKEVSNDEEAVNLIVASLSELLKLERIILELADEADDEGTNSMMSDFIAEQEKTVWMMNAWLG from the coding sequence ATGAATACAACAATTTTAGGATTAGATAAAGTAAAAACAGCAGAATTAGTACAAGAATTAAATGTATTATTAGCGAACTTCCAAGTTTATTATCAAAATGCGAGAGGGTTACATTGGAATATTAAAGGGAAGAATTTTTTTGAACTTCATATGAAGTTTGAAGAGTTTTATACAGATGCTCAAGAGAAAGTAGATTTGATAGCAGAGCGTATTTTGACATTACAGGGAACCCCGTTGCATACTTTTGAAGATTATGTAAAATTATCAAAAGTACCTGTAGGAAAAGAAGTTTCTAATGATGAAGAAGCGGTAAACTTAATCGTAGCGTCGTTATCAGAATTATTGAAATTAGAGAGAATTATTTTAGAATTGGCAGATGAAGCAGATGATGAAGGAACAAATTCGATGATGAGTGATTTTATAGCAGAACAAGAAAAAACAGTATGGATGATGAATGCTTGGTTGGGTTAG
- a CDS encoding sodium:solute symporter family protein has product MGILTWTWILVGITFALYIGIAIWARAGSSKEFYVAGGGVPPIINGMATAADWMSAASFISLAGIVSFGGYDGSVYLMGWTGGYVLLALLLAPYLRKFGKFTVPDFIGDRYYSDTARIVAVIAALIVSFTYVAGQMRGVGIVFSRYLEVDINTGVYIGMAIVLFYAVLGGMKGITYTQVAQYCVLIFAFMVPAIFISIQMTGNLIPQLGFGGTGVDGVYLLDKLDGLHKELGFYEYTSGSKSMIDVFAITLALMAGTAGLPHVIVRFFTVPKVKDARKSAGWALLFITILYTTVPAVAVFARTNLIETVNNKAYKELPEWVGNWEKTGLLKYEDKNKDGLVQYRANKSVNELTIDRDIMVLANPEIAKLPNWVVALVGAGGLAAALSTAAGLLLVIASSISHDLLKKIIHPSISERGELIAARLSAAVAVVIAGYFGINPPGFVAAVVALAFGLAAASFFPAIVLGIFDKRMNKEGAIGGMVIGLLLMLYYMLKFKFGVFDGGKESVAALKNDWWFGVSPEGFGTVAMFVNVMFSVVISRITAAPPEEVKEIVENIRIPSGVGEAIEH; this is encoded by the coding sequence ATGGGAATATTAACATGGACATGGATACTTGTAGGAATTACTTTTGCGCTTTATATAGGAATAGCAATATGGGCTAGAGCAGGATCTTCTAAAGAATTTTATGTAGCAGGAGGAGGAGTACCACCTATAATTAACGGTATGGCAACTGCCGCAGATTGGATGTCTGCCGCTTCATTTATTTCTTTAGCAGGTATTGTGTCTTTTGGAGGGTATGACGGATCTGTATATTTGATGGGATGGACTGGAGGTTATGTTCTTTTAGCGTTGTTACTGGCTCCTTATCTAAGGAAATTCGGGAAATTTACTGTTCCTGATTTTATTGGAGATAGGTATTACTCTGATACGGCGCGTATTGTAGCTGTTATTGCGGCTTTAATAGTATCGTTTACTTATGTTGCAGGACAAATGAGAGGGGTAGGAATTGTTTTTTCTAGGTATTTAGAGGTAGATATAAATACAGGAGTATATATAGGTATGGCAATCGTACTATTTTATGCAGTATTGGGAGGGATGAAAGGGATTACTTATACCCAAGTAGCGCAATACTGCGTGTTGATCTTTGCTTTTATGGTGCCTGCGATCTTTATATCAATACAAATGACAGGAAATCTAATTCCTCAATTAGGATTTGGAGGTACGGGGGTTGATGGGGTTTATTTATTAGACAAGTTAGATGGCTTGCATAAAGAACTCGGTTTTTATGAATATACCTCAGGAAGTAAGTCTATGATAGATGTATTTGCGATTACGTTGGCCTTAATGGCTGGAACAGCAGGATTGCCGCATGTAATAGTGAGGTTTTTTACGGTACCTAAGGTGAAAGATGCTAGAAAATCAGCAGGATGGGCGTTGCTTTTTATTACAATTTTATATACGACTGTTCCTGCTGTAGCTGTTTTTGCAAGAACAAATTTAATTGAAACAGTAAATAATAAAGCGTATAAAGAATTGCCTGAATGGGTAGGAAATTGGGAGAAAACAGGATTGTTAAAATATGAGGATAAAAATAAAGATGGGCTAGTGCAATACAGAGCTAATAAAAGTGTTAATGAACTTACTATAGATAGAGATATTATGGTACTAGCAAACCCTGAGATAGCAAAATTGCCTAATTGGGTAGTTGCATTAGTAGGAGCAGGAGGTTTAGCAGCGGCACTATCAACAGCAGCGGGACTGTTATTGGTAATTGCATCATCGATATCACATGATCTACTAAAGAAAATCATTCATCCAAGTATTTCTGAAAGAGGAGAATTAATAGCAGCTCGTTTAAGTGCAGCTGTAGCAGTAGTCATTGCAGGGTATTTTGGAATAAACCCACCAGGATTTGTTGCTGCGGTTGTTGCTTTAGCATTTGGGTTGGCGGCAGCTTCTTTTTTTCCAGCAATTGTATTGGGAATTTTTGATAAACGAATGAATAAAGAAGGGGCTATTGGAGGTATGGTTATAGGTTTGCTGTTAATGCTTTACTATATGCTAAAATTTAAGTTTGGAGTTTTTGATGGAGGGAAAGAAAGTGTAGCGGCTCTTAAAAATGATTGGTGGTTTGGAGTGTCTCCAGAAGGTTTCGGTACGGTAGCAATGTTTGTAAATGTCATGTTTTCTGTAGTCATATCAAGAATCACAGCTGCACCCCCTGAGGAAGTTAAAGAAATAGTAGAAAATATAAGAATACCAAGTGGTGTGGGAGAAGCTATAGAACATTAG
- a CDS encoding DUF6702 family protein: MKLKKVLLLLTTISLLSFSIHKYYLSLTQIAFNEKHQSVQIIMNLFIDDIETAINQTYHIDAQLTTNKELQNIDTYFIKYLETNFKIKINGSSKTYNFIGKEYDGNIVYFYLEVENIPLVKAIEVENKILMNYFLEQQNLIKTKIGKQHKSLLFTKKNHKGLLKF; the protein is encoded by the coding sequence ATGAAACTTAAAAAAGTATTATTATTACTTACTACTATTTCTCTTTTATCTTTTTCTATACATAAATACTATTTAAGCCTAACACAAATAGCTTTTAACGAGAAGCACCAGTCTGTACAAATAATAATGAATCTTTTTATAGATGATATAGAAACAGCCATTAACCAAACATACCATATAGATGCACAACTTACCACCAATAAAGAACTCCAAAATATTGACACTTATTTTATCAAATATTTAGAAACCAATTTTAAGATAAAAATTAATGGAAGTTCCAAAACATATAACTTTATAGGAAAAGAATATGATGGAAATATTGTTTATTTTTATCTAGAAGTTGAAAATATACCTCTAGTCAAAGCAATAGAGGTTGAAAATAAAATTCTAATGAATTATTTTCTAGAACAACAAAACCTTATTAAAACCAAGATAGGTAAACAACATAAAAGTTTATTATTTACCAAAAAAAACCATAAAGGTTTGTTAAAGTTTTAA
- a CDS encoding TerC family protein, translating to MLGIIFTLLMLVLLQAVLGFDNLLYISLESKKAPQSDQKRVRKVGILIAIFLRILLLFVLVSIIDFFQEPFSFLTGEIKNIIKFAFNGHSLIVLAGGGFIIYTAIKEIWHMIASSNLTHNIEDPDSSTKKSSNAVIISIVLMNLVFSFDSILAAIGLTSEIENSTIAFIVMAIAIVISGLLMLVLADRISIFLAKNRMYEVLGLFILFIVGIMLITEGGHLAHIKLFGNEIVPMSKTTFYFVLAILVIVDVVQSKYQKKILAEKDLSQNK from the coding sequence ATGCTAGGAATCATATTTACCTTACTAATGTTAGTCTTGCTACAAGCTGTACTCGGCTTTGACAACCTATTATACATTTCTTTAGAATCTAAAAAAGCTCCACAATCTGATCAAAAAAGAGTCCGAAAAGTAGGCATACTAATCGCTATTTTTCTAAGAATTTTACTGCTTTTTGTTTTGGTTTCTATTATAGATTTCTTTCAAGAGCCTTTTTCTTTTTTAACTGGGGAAATAAAAAATATCATCAAATTTGCTTTTAATGGGCATAGCTTAATTGTTTTAGCTGGAGGTGGATTCATCATTTATACAGCTATTAAGGAAATTTGGCATATGATTGCTAGTTCGAATCTAACACATAATATTGAAGATCCTGATAGCAGCACTAAAAAATCTTCAAACGCTGTTATTATCAGTATTGTTTTGATGAACTTAGTTTTCTCTTTTGACTCTATTTTAGCTGCTATCGGTTTAACTAGCGAAATAGAAAATTCTACGATAGCTTTTATTGTCATGGCTATTGCTATTGTTATAAGCGGTTTACTTATGTTGGTTTTAGCTGATAGAATTTCTATCTTTTTGGCTAAAAACCGTATGTATGAAGTTTTAGGACTTTTTATTCTTTTTATCGTCGGAATTATGTTGATTACTGAAGGAGGCCATTTAGCACATATAAAACTCTTTGGTAATGAGATTGTTCCTATGAGTAAAACTACTTTCTATTTCGTATTAGCCATATTAGTAATTGTTGATGTGGTTCAAAGTAAATATCAAAAAAAGATTTTGGCAGAAAAAGATTTATCACAAAACAAATAA
- a CDS encoding DEAD/DEAH box helicase, whose protein sequence is MSTFLELGLKEPINKALTDLGYEKPTVIQEKAIPQIISSTDDLKAFAQTGTGKTAAFSLPLLELIDDSNKNTQAIILSPTRELAVQIGNNIKDFSKYLPNLKVVTVYGGSNIEEQIRGLKKGAQIVVGTPGRTVDLINRRALKLGNIQWLVLDEADEMLNMGFKDELDKVLEATPETKQTLLFSATFPREVEAIAKNYMTNPVEITSGEKNQGSDNVSHEYYLVTERTRYPALKRVADLNPNIYGIVFCRTRRETQEVADNLIKDGYSADALHGDLSQAQRDSVMNKFRKKRVQILVATDVAARGLDVNNLTHVINHKLPDQIENYNHRSGRTGRAGNKGISIALVTKKEQGRLRPIERIIKKKFIHTPVPSGKEICQNQLFHLIDKVQNAEVNTSQINDFLPNIYEKLEELSREELIQKFVSLEFNSFLSYYENAPDLNDLSSKSNSRGRSDNENMTRFFINIGRKDKLNPGKLIGLINDQNIGDKVEIGAIDILDTFSFFEIDKNYEEKTLEAFQLNSPDFDGRSVNIEITNKDRSGRGKRRRGKKPFGGKKGGDFGRRRSAEFSNKNDSGKKSRHSDRSDRASSSRKTGSFGRRRRER, encoded by the coding sequence ATGTCAACATTTTTAGAGTTAGGCTTAAAAGAGCCTATAAACAAAGCGTTAACTGATTTAGGTTATGAAAAACCTACAGTTATCCAAGAAAAAGCAATCCCTCAAATTATATCATCTACTGATGACTTAAAAGCTTTTGCTCAAACGGGAACAGGTAAAACAGCTGCATTTAGCTTACCTCTTCTTGAATTAATTGATGATAGTAATAAAAATACACAAGCTATCATCTTATCTCCTACCCGTGAACTCGCTGTTCAAATAGGAAATAACATCAAAGATTTCTCTAAGTATTTACCAAACTTAAAGGTTGTTACAGTATATGGAGGATCTAACATAGAAGAACAGATCAGAGGTTTGAAAAAAGGAGCACAAATTGTGGTTGGTACTCCTGGTAGGACGGTAGATCTAATAAATCGTAGAGCCCTAAAACTAGGAAATATTCAATGGTTAGTTTTAGATGAAGCTGATGAAATGTTAAATATGGGCTTTAAAGACGAATTAGATAAAGTCTTAGAAGCAACCCCAGAAACAAAGCAAACATTGCTTTTTTCAGCCACCTTTCCTAGAGAAGTTGAAGCTATTGCTAAAAACTACATGACCAATCCTGTTGAAATTACTTCAGGTGAAAAAAATCAAGGATCTGACAATGTAAGTCATGAATATTATCTTGTTACAGAAAGAACTCGTTATCCTGCTTTAAAAAGAGTGGCCGATTTAAATCCAAATATCTACGGGATTGTATTCTGTAGGACTCGTCGTGAAACTCAAGAAGTTGCCGATAATTTAATAAAAGATGGATATAGTGCTGATGCTCTTCATGGTGATTTATCTCAAGCACAAAGAGATAGTGTAATGAATAAATTCCGCAAAAAAAGAGTTCAAATATTAGTAGCTACTGATGTTGCTGCACGTGGATTAGATGTAAATAACTTAACGCATGTAATCAACCATAAATTACCAGACCAAATTGAAAACTACAATCACCGTAGTGGTCGTACTGGTAGGGCTGGAAACAAAGGGATTTCAATTGCTCTAGTTACTAAAAAAGAGCAAGGAAGATTAAGACCCATTGAACGTATCATTAAAAAGAAATTTATTCATACACCTGTTCCTTCTGGAAAAGAAATTTGTCAAAATCAATTATTTCATTTAATCGATAAGGTTCAAAATGCAGAGGTTAATACTTCTCAAATCAATGATTTCCTTCCTAATATATATGAAAAGCTAGAAGAATTAAGTCGTGAAGAACTAATTCAAAAATTTGTCTCATTAGAATTCAACTCATTTTTATCGTACTATGAAAATGCCCCTGATTTAAATGATTTATCTTCAAAAAGTAACTCTAGAGGAAGAAGCGATAATGAAAACATGACTCGTTTCTTCATTAATATCGGTCGTAAAGATAAACTAAATCCAGGTAAATTAATTGGATTAATCAACGACCAAAATATTGGGGATAAGGTAGAAATAGGTGCTATTGATATTTTAGATACCTTCTCTTTCTTCGAAATAGATAAAAATTATGAAGAAAAAACACTGGAAGCCTTTCAATTAAATAGTCCTGATTTCGATGGACGCTCTGTTAATATCGAAATTACTAATAAAGATCGTTCTGGTAGAGGAAAAAGACGAAGAGGAAAAAAACCTTTCGGCGGGAAAAAAGGAGGAGATTTTGGAAGACGTAGAAGTGCTGAATTTTCTAATAAAAATGATTCAGGAAAAAAATCTAGGCATTCTGACAGATCTGATAGAGCATCTAGCAGTAGAAAAACTGGGAGTTTTGGAAGAAGACGCAGAGAACGTTAA
- a CDS encoding hydrogen peroxide-inducible genes activator: MTISQLKYVLSVAEYHNFTIAAEHSFVTQPTLSMQIQKLEEELEVKIFNRSKKPIELTEVGKRIVEQAKVIVDESNRIIDIVHQQKGYIGGEFKLGIIPTVMPTLLPMFLNNFTKKYPKVKLIVEELTTEEIVRKLTDGHIDAAIAATPLENEAIKERPLYYEPFVGLIPEGHRLFNQKLINVDELEMDDILLLEDGHCFKDSIINLCRTYKNNGCKHFQLESGSFSTLIKLSKEGLGMTLLPYLHTLDLNKEDKSHLREFTSPPPAREVSLIYHKSQLKMQLIKALKEIIDSVVRGAISFSDVKIISPLHKKQHAK; the protein is encoded by the coding sequence ATGACTATTTCCCAACTTAAGTACGTTTTATCAGTCGCAGAATACCATAATTTTACCATTGCGGCGGAACACAGCTTTGTAACTCAACCTACATTGAGTATGCAAATTCAAAAATTAGAAGAAGAACTAGAAGTAAAAATTTTCAATCGCTCTAAAAAACCTATAGAATTAACAGAGGTTGGAAAGCGAATTGTTGAACAAGCAAAAGTTATCGTTGATGAAAGCAATAGAATTATTGATATCGTTCATCAACAAAAAGGGTATATAGGAGGTGAATTCAAATTAGGAATCATCCCTACCGTTATGCCTACACTATTGCCTATGTTTTTGAATAATTTCACTAAGAAATATCCAAAAGTAAAGCTAATTGTTGAAGAACTTACTACTGAAGAAATTGTTAGAAAATTAACTGATGGCCATATAGATGCCGCTATTGCTGCTACTCCTTTGGAAAATGAAGCCATTAAAGAACGCCCATTATATTATGAGCCTTTTGTAGGACTCATCCCTGAAGGACATCGCTTATTTAATCAAAAACTCATTAATGTTGATGAGTTGGAAATGGATGACATCCTTCTCTTAGAAGATGGTCATTGCTTTAAAGACAGCATTATTAACCTTTGCAGAACTTATAAAAACAATGGCTGTAAGCACTTTCAATTAGAAAGCGGTAGTTTTTCTACCTTAATTAAATTATCCAAAGAGGGCTTAGGAATGACCCTACTACCTTATTTACATACCCTAGATTTAAACAAAGAAGATAAAAGCCATTTACGTGAATTCACTAGCCCTCCTCCTGCTAGAGAAGTTAGCCTAATTTACCACAAATCACAACTTAAGATGCAGTTAATAAAAGCTCTAAAAGAGATTATTGACAGTGTTGTTCGCGGTGCTATTTCTTTTAGCGATGTAAAAATAATAAGTCCCTTACATAAAAAACAGCACGCCAAATAA
- a CDS encoding carboxypeptidase-like regulatory domain-containing protein yields the protein MKKSVLLVTLLFILSVTFAQEGKHLIKGKILLQNIPVSDVHITNKNTKAGTISNNYGIFEIYASKGDSISFSHVNLRNKTLVIDTKKLDIPSLIVPLTEKSIILNEVVVGENKSIFYIDKSIANHSTDINATTLKLPYTKKTKKNKEASIKINTGISFSLDHILSQVSGLSKRREAANKMAKEDELLNAIRKYFTDDFFITDLSIKKAYINRFLNYCIDKNIIYYYRKENQLKLVEVLLSESKKFPYQIERDSTLLSKR from the coding sequence ATGAAAAAAAGCGTGCTTTTAGTTACATTATTATTCATCTTAAGCGTTACTTTTGCACAAGAAGGTAAACATCTTATTAAAGGAAAAATATTGTTACAAAATATTCCAGTTTCTGATGTACATATTACCAATAAAAATACGAAAGCAGGAACTATTTCTAACAATTATGGAATATTTGAAATCTATGCCTCAAAAGGAGATTCCATTTCTTTTTCTCATGTAAACTTACGAAATAAAACACTTGTAATTGACACAAAAAAACTCGATATCCCCTCCCTTATTGTTCCATTAACTGAAAAATCAATTATTTTGAACGAAGTAGTGGTTGGCGAAAATAAAAGTATTTTTTATATTGATAAAAGCATTGCTAATCATTCTACTGATATCAATGCTACTACTTTAAAACTTCCTTACACTAAAAAAACTAAAAAAAATAAGGAAGCGTCTATTAAAATAAACACTGGTATTTCTTTTAGCTTAGATCATATTTTGAGTCAAGTATCTGGCCTTTCTAAAAGAAGAGAAGCTGCAAATAAAATGGCAAAAGAGGATGAACTACTTAATGCTATAAGAAAATACTTTACCGATGATTTTTTTATCACTGATTTAAGCATCAAAAAAGCATATATCAATCGTTTTTTAAATTACTGTATTGATAAAAATATTATTTATTACTATAGAAAAGAGAATCAGCTAAAATTAGTAGAAGTACTCCTTTCTGAAAGTAAAAAATTCCCTTATCAAATAGAAAGAGATAGTACTTTACTCTCTAAGAGATAG
- a CDS encoding ABC-F family ATP-binding cassette domain-containing protein, which translates to MLSVSNLSVQFGKRILFDEVNTKFVQGNCYGIIGANGAGKSTFLKILSGVQEPTSGHVHLEPGKRMSVLTQDHYAFDEYTALESVLMGNKELHKIKAEIDALYADYTDENAEKIGELQVRFEEMDGWNADASAASLLSNLGIKEEDHYTLLADLDPKKKVRVLLAQCLFGNPDVLIMDEPTNDLDFETIAWLENFLANYENTVIVVSHDRHFLDAVCTHISDIDFSKINHYSGNYTFWYESSQLAAKQRAQQNKKAEDKKKELEEFIRRFSANVAKSKQATSRKKMIEKLNVEEIKPSSRRYPAIIFDRDREAGDQILNIEGLSKNFEGEALFSNIDINLNKGDKVAIISKNSKAVTAFYQIISGNEAADEGTFKWGVTTTQSYLPSDNSAFFQNGDLNLVDWLRQYAKTEEEREEVFLRGFLGKMIFSGEEALKKSNVLSGGEKVRCMLSKMMMTRANILLLDEPTNHLDLESIQALNNSLINFKGTILFSTHDHEFAQTVANRIIEITPKGVIDKYATFDEYLSDPKIKELRNKMYA; encoded by the coding sequence ATGTTATCAGTTTCTAATTTATCAGTTCAGTTTGGAAAACGTATATTATTTGATGAAGTAAATACAAAGTTTGTACAAGGAAATTGCTACGGAATTATTGGAGCAAATGGTGCTGGAAAATCTACTTTTCTAAAGATTTTATCAGGAGTACAAGAGCCAACTTCTGGGCATGTTCATTTGGAACCAGGAAAAAGAATGTCTGTATTAACCCAAGATCATTATGCCTTTGATGAGTACACAGCATTGGAGTCTGTTCTAATGGGAAATAAAGAATTGCATAAAATTAAAGCCGAAATAGATGCTTTATATGCAGATTATACAGATGAAAATGCAGAAAAGATAGGAGAGTTGCAAGTTCGTTTTGAAGAAATGGATGGATGGAATGCAGATGCTTCAGCAGCTAGCTTATTATCTAATTTAGGAATAAAAGAAGAAGATCATTATACCTTATTAGCTGATTTGGATCCAAAGAAGAAAGTACGTGTTTTATTAGCTCAATGTTTATTTGGGAATCCAGATGTTTTAATTATGGATGAGCCTACGAATGATTTAGATTTTGAAACAATAGCTTGGTTAGAGAATTTTTTGGCAAATTATGAAAATACTGTTATTGTGGTATCTCATGATCGTCACTTTTTAGATGCTGTTTGTACTCATATTTCTGATATTGATTTCTCAAAAATCAATCATTATTCTGGAAATTATACATTTTGGTATGAATCTTCTCAATTAGCAGCGAAGCAGCGAGCTCAGCAAAATAAGAAGGCAGAAGATAAGAAGAAAGAGTTAGAAGAATTTATACGACGTTTTTCTGCGAATGTAGCAAAATCAAAGCAAGCTACTTCTCGTAAAAAAATGATAGAAAAATTAAATGTAGAAGAAATTAAGCCTTCATCTCGTAGGTATCCTGCTATTATATTTGATAGAGATAGAGAAGCAGGAGATCAAATTTTGAATATTGAAGGATTATCAAAAAACTTTGAAGGAGAAGCTTTATTTTCTAATATAGACATTAATTTGAACAAAGGGGATAAGGTAGCTATTATATCTAAGAACTCTAAAGCAGTAACGGCATTTTATCAAATTATATCAGGAAATGAAGCAGCAGATGAAGGAACTTTTAAATGGGGAGTAACTACTACTCAATCTTATTTGCCTTCTGATAATTCTGCTTTCTTTCAAAATGGAGATTTGAATTTAGTAGATTGGTTACGTCAGTATGCTAAGACAGAAGAAGAAAGGGAAGAGGTTTTTTTAAGAGGGTTTTTAGGTAAAATGATCTTTTCAGGAGAAGAAGCATTAAAAAAGAGTAATGTTTTGTCAGGAGGAGAGAAAGTACGCTGTATGTTGTCTAAAATGATGATGACTAGAGCAAATATTTTATTGTTAGATGAACCAACAAATCACTTGGATTTAGAATCTATTCAAGCATTAAATAATTCGCTGATTAATTTTAAAGGAACAATATTATTTTCTACGCATGACCATGAGTTTGCACAAACGGTAGCGAATAGAATCATAGAGATTACCCCAAAAGGAGTGATAGATAAGTATGCTACTTTTGATGAATATTTAAGCGACCCGAAAATAAAGGAACTAAGAAATAAGATGTACGCATAA
- a CDS encoding terminase gpP N-terminus-related DNA-binding protein translates to MGKQIDSYYVSKAFQLYLEGLTYREIERILGISHVTIMNWVKKYNIKRPKNSSYHPTYKILNAAELSKYFQDSTNLTGAGVLVTELGDKFMLIKWERFKD, encoded by the coding sequence TTGGGGAAGCAAATAGATAGTTATTATGTTAGTAAAGCATTTCAACTATACTTAGAAGGTTTGACTTATAGAGAGATAGAAAGAATATTAGGGATTTCTCATGTTACTATAATGAATTGGGTGAAAAAATATAATATAAAGCGACCTAAGAATTCAAGTTATCATCCTACATATAAAATTTTGAATGCGGCAGAATTGTCTAAATATTTTCAAGATTCTACTAATTTAACTGGAGCAGGAGTACTCGTTACTGAATTAGGAGATAAGTTTATGTTGATAAAATGGGAGCGATTTAAAGATTAA
- a CDS encoding sulfite exporter TauE/SafE family protein, whose protein sequence is MILSYAHLLDILTIHWHVVLFFFIIAALYSSVGFGGGSSYLAILSLTGIAYIEIRSIALLCNIIVVTGNVILFHRQQCYNWSKILPLVLFSVPMAFMGGYLKVNQTFFFILLGITLLFASITMWLSKKEFNKYANSPLSFVKNASYGSCIGFISGMVGIGGGIFLAPLLHLTNWDSSKKIAATASFFILVNSLSGLAGQYANPLFKINWDLTIILLMTVFMGGQIGSRTGSFFTSTQLKRATAILIASVSMKILWKYL, encoded by the coding sequence ATGATTTTAAGTTATGCTCATCTATTAGATATACTCACAATACACTGGCATGTTGTACTCTTTTTTTTCATCATAGCTGCTTTATATTCCTCTGTCGGCTTCGGTGGTGGCTCTAGCTATTTAGCTATTCTCTCTTTAACAGGAATTGCCTATATAGAAATTAGATCCATTGCATTGCTATGTAATATTATCGTGGTTACTGGAAATGTAATCTTATTTCACCGCCAGCAATGCTATAATTGGAGCAAAATACTTCCTTTAGTCTTGTTTAGCGTTCCGATGGCTTTTATGGGAGGTTATCTTAAAGTTAACCAAACTTTCTTTTTTATCCTTTTAGGAATTACTTTACTGTTTGCTTCAATAACCATGTGGCTTTCTAAAAAAGAATTTAACAAGTACGCCAATTCTCCCCTAAGTTTTGTAAAAAACGCTAGTTATGGAAGTTGTATTGGATTTATTTCAGGAATGGTTGGCATTGGCGGAGGTATTTTTCTCGCTCCTTTACTTCATTTAACAAATTGGGATTCTTCGAAAAAAATTGCTGCAACTGCTAGCTTTTTCATTTTGGTAAATTCTCTTTCAGGACTTGCTGGGCAATATGCAAATCCTCTTTTTAAAATAAACTGGGATTTAACTATTATTTTATTGATGACTGTTTTTATGGGAGGACAAATAGGAAGTCGAACAGGAAGTTTTTTTACTTCTACTCAGCTAAAAAGAGCTACAGCTATCTTAATAGCATCTGTAAGTATGAAAATATTATGGAAATATCTATAA
- a CDS encoding DUF4212 domain-containing protein has product MLDKKQKKAYWKENLRYLSILLLIWFLVSYVFGILLVHQLNEFRLGGFKLGFWFAQQGAMYVFVVLIFVYVRLMNKLDKKYGVDE; this is encoded by the coding sequence ATGTTGGATAAAAAACAAAAAAAAGCGTACTGGAAAGAAAACCTTCGATACCTGTCAATATTATTACTGATTTGGTTTTTAGTTTCTTATGTGTTTGGTATATTATTAGTGCACCAATTAAATGAATTCAGATTAGGTGGGTTTAAGTTAGGTTTTTGGTTTGCTCAACAAGGAGCAATGTATGTATTTGTAGTCTTAATATTCGTTTATGTAAGATTAATGAACAAACTAGATAAAAAATATGGGGTTGATGAATAG